A genomic stretch from Anticarsia gemmatalis isolate Benzon Research Colony breed Stoneville strain chromosome 26, ilAntGemm2 primary, whole genome shotgun sequence includes:
- the LOC142984139 gene encoding opioid-binding protein/cell adhesion molecule-like isoform X1, giving the protein MELRRLALCMAFFVLAVSQCSEARHSVRRRETFDDDVNYDDNLLADEAGDEDTQNDTDNDSQPEPIKVQAVIETTPTFYEVESGADQRLECKVSPDTGTVVQWFKNNMPYFIGGINLHNEEDRYAIAPDSKDLLIKNARVSDSGVFRCETVQQSPIAINHTLLVTEKPKVVNMSSSSGGVVGEGSELTLTCVVTGSPVPTVLWSVTRKGQENERLTEKDGEFSADGNIYSLYIKSVKRDQAGKYYCYAFNKVGTHQAETEVIVQRKPQVHVTRTIVNSDLRIEAVLQCSAHEEPRPHFRWYKDGGLIEDSSSNYKIITHGSHSNLTVFPTDDADFGTFTCEAENDFGKHNRSIELVQSPVVEDLEVDGSKMSWIVHSHQPLKEMEVQLKSHSENGEWRRLTVPLPEGSRHTYEVTYLLDDKQLEAGQYEAIVKVKNSKSWGGSNEPANVNIEVDTPVEYIQHASVYRGSAHSIRPAYTVLSTILMYLLVRML; this is encoded by the exons AAGCCCGACATTCGGTGCGACGTCGTGAGACTTTCGACGATGACGTCAATTATGACGACAACCTGTTGGCTGACGAGGCTGGAGACGAGGATACACAGAATGACACCGACAATG ATTCTCAACCCGAGCCAATAAAGGTCCAGGCTGTTATAGAGACGACTCCAACGTTCTACGAGGTCGAGTCTGGTGCAGACCAGCGTCTGGAGTGCAAGGTCTCACCTGACA CCGGCACCGTGGTCCAGTGGTTCAAGAACAACATGCCGTACTTCATCGGCGGCATTAACTTGCACAATGAAGAAGACAGATACGCTAT TGCCCCTGACTCCAAGGACCTGCTGATCAAGAACGCGCGTGTGTCAGACAGTGGTGTGTTCAGGTGTGAGACGGTACAGCAGTCGCCTATTGCCATCAACCACACGCTGCTGGTTACTGAGAAACCGAAGGTTGTCA ACATGTCTTCCTCAAGCGGCGGCGTGGTCGGCGAGGGCTCAGAGCTGACCCTCACTTGCGTCGTGACCGGCTCCCCCGTGCCTACAGTCCTGTGGTCAGTCACCAGGAAGGGCCAGGAA AACGAGCGCCTAACAGAAAAGGACGGCGAATTCTCGGCGGACGGCAACATTTACTCTCTATACATTAAGAGCGTGAAGAGGGACCAGGCAGGGAAGTACTACTGCTATGCCTTCAACAAAGTCGGCACTCATCAGGCCGAAACTGAAGTTATTGTGCAAC GCAAACCTCAGGTGCACGTGACCAGGACTATTGTGAACTCAGACTTGAGGATCGAGGCTGTACTCCAGTGCTCCGCTCATGAGGAACCAAG GCCACATTTCCGTTGGTACAAGGACGGCGGTCTGATCGAGGACAGCTCCTCCAACTACAAGATCATCACTCACGGCTCTCACTCCAACCTGACTGTCTTCCCTACTGATGATGCTGACTTCGGCACTTTCACTTGCGAG GCTGAGAACGACTTCGGCAAACACAACAGGTCCATCGAGTTGGTGCAGAGTCCCGTGGTGGAGGACCTGGAGGTGGACGGCTCCAAGATGAGCTGGATCGTGCATTCCCATCAGCCGCTCAAGGAAATGGAGGTCCAGCTTAAATCACACAGTGAG AACGGAGAATGGAGGCGGCTCACAGTACCTTTGCCAGAGGGCAGCCGTCACACGTACGAAGTGACTTACCTCTTAGATGACAAGCAGCTCGAAGCAGGACAATATGAAGCTATCGTCAAAGTAAAGAACTCCAAGAGCTGGGGAGGATCCAACGAACCCGCGAACGTTAATATTG AAGTTGACACTCCTGTTGAGTACATCCAGCACGCTTCag TGTACCGCGGCAGCGCGCATTCCATCCGACCAGCCTACACAGTTCTATCAACGATTCTCATGTATCTCCTCGTGCGAATGCTTTAA
- the LOC142984139 gene encoding opioid-binding protein/cell adhesion molecule-like isoform X2 codes for MELRRLALCMAFFVLAVSQCSEARHSVRRRETFDDDVNYDDNLLADEAGDEDTQNDTDNDSQPEPIKVQAVIETTPTFYEVESGADQRLECKVSPDTGTVVQWFKNNMPYFIGGINLHNEEDRYAIAPDSKDLLIKNARVSDSGVFRCETVQQSPIAINHTLLVTEKPKVVNMSSSSGGVVGEGSELTLTCVVTGSPVPTVLWSVTRKGQENERLTEKDGEFSADGNIYSLYIKSVKRDQAGKYYCYAFNKVGTHQAETEVIVQRKPQVHVTRTIVNSDLRIEAVLQCSAHEEPRPHFRWYKDGGLIEDSSSNYKIITHGSHSNLTVFPTDDADFGTFTCEAENDFGKHNRSIELVQSPVVEDLEVDGSKMSWIVHSHQPLKEMEVQLKSHSENGEWRRLTVPLPEGSRHTYEVTYLLDDKQLEAGQYEAIVKVKNSKSWGGSNEPANVNIVYRGSAHSIRPAYTVLSTILMYLLVRML; via the exons AAGCCCGACATTCGGTGCGACGTCGTGAGACTTTCGACGATGACGTCAATTATGACGACAACCTGTTGGCTGACGAGGCTGGAGACGAGGATACACAGAATGACACCGACAATG ATTCTCAACCCGAGCCAATAAAGGTCCAGGCTGTTATAGAGACGACTCCAACGTTCTACGAGGTCGAGTCTGGTGCAGACCAGCGTCTGGAGTGCAAGGTCTCACCTGACA CCGGCACCGTGGTCCAGTGGTTCAAGAACAACATGCCGTACTTCATCGGCGGCATTAACTTGCACAATGAAGAAGACAGATACGCTAT TGCCCCTGACTCCAAGGACCTGCTGATCAAGAACGCGCGTGTGTCAGACAGTGGTGTGTTCAGGTGTGAGACGGTACAGCAGTCGCCTATTGCCATCAACCACACGCTGCTGGTTACTGAGAAACCGAAGGTTGTCA ACATGTCTTCCTCAAGCGGCGGCGTGGTCGGCGAGGGCTCAGAGCTGACCCTCACTTGCGTCGTGACCGGCTCCCCCGTGCCTACAGTCCTGTGGTCAGTCACCAGGAAGGGCCAGGAA AACGAGCGCCTAACAGAAAAGGACGGCGAATTCTCGGCGGACGGCAACATTTACTCTCTATACATTAAGAGCGTGAAGAGGGACCAGGCAGGGAAGTACTACTGCTATGCCTTCAACAAAGTCGGCACTCATCAGGCCGAAACTGAAGTTATTGTGCAAC GCAAACCTCAGGTGCACGTGACCAGGACTATTGTGAACTCAGACTTGAGGATCGAGGCTGTACTCCAGTGCTCCGCTCATGAGGAACCAAG GCCACATTTCCGTTGGTACAAGGACGGCGGTCTGATCGAGGACAGCTCCTCCAACTACAAGATCATCACTCACGGCTCTCACTCCAACCTGACTGTCTTCCCTACTGATGATGCTGACTTCGGCACTTTCACTTGCGAG GCTGAGAACGACTTCGGCAAACACAACAGGTCCATCGAGTTGGTGCAGAGTCCCGTGGTGGAGGACCTGGAGGTGGACGGCTCCAAGATGAGCTGGATCGTGCATTCCCATCAGCCGCTCAAGGAAATGGAGGTCCAGCTTAAATCACACAGTGAG AACGGAGAATGGAGGCGGCTCACAGTACCTTTGCCAGAGGGCAGCCGTCACACGTACGAAGTGACTTACCTCTTAGATGACAAGCAGCTCGAAGCAGGACAATATGAAGCTATCGTCAAAGTAAAGAACTCCAAGAGCTGGGGAGGATCCAACGAACCCGCGAACGTTAATATTG TGTACCGCGGCAGCGCGCATTCCATCCGACCAGCCTACACAGTTCTATCAACGATTCTCATGTATCTCCTCGTGCGAATGCTTTAA